One stretch of Streptomyces sp. NBC_00443 DNA includes these proteins:
- a CDS encoding ribonucleoside-diphosphate reductase subunit alpha, with amino-acid sequence MTIAPADPASAVPTVPTDEDAPGTALLRTLTELTADLPDADPGRVAAAALRGRSAFADEAELRELATEAAAGLISEDPAYSRLAARLLTLSIAAEAASQGVTSFTGSVAVGHREGLIADRTAEFVRLHAGRLDALVDTDADDRFGYFGLRTLHSRYLLRHPITRKVVETPQYFMLRVAAGLAEDDTARSVDEVAALYGLMSRLDYLPSSPTLFNSGTRHPQMSSCYLLDSPKDELDSIYDRYHQVARLSKHAGGIGLSYSRIRSRGSLIRGTNGHSNGIVPFLKTLDASVAAVNQGGRRKGAAAVYLETWHSDIEEFLELRDNTGEDARRTHNLNLAHWVPDEFMRRVNADEPWSLFSPSDVPDLVDLWGEEFEAAYRKAEAAGLAKKTIPARDLYGRMMRTLAQTGNGWMTFKDAANRTANQTALPGHVVHSSNLCTEILEVTDDGETAVCNLGSVNLGAFVNTMTGDIDWERLDATVRTAVTFLDRVVDINFYPTEQAGRSNSKWRPVGLGAMGLQDVFFKLRLPFDSAEAKALSARIAERIMLAAYEASTDLAERNGPLPAWEKTRTARGVLHPDHYGVELTWPERWAALRSRIATTGMRNSLLLAIAPTATIASIAGVYECIEPQVSNLFKRETLSGEFLQVNSYLVNELKALGVWDARTREALREANGSVQEFAWIPEDVRRLYRTAWEIPQRGLIDMAAQRTPFLDQAQSLNLFLETPTIGKLSSMYAYAWKSGLKTTYYLRSRPATRIARAAQGQAAQPEKTIPVQQVAEPDAVACSLENPESCEACQ; translated from the coding sequence GTGACCATCGCGCCAGCAGACCCGGCCTCAGCCGTTCCGACCGTCCCCACGGACGAGGACGCTCCGGGAACAGCCTTGCTGCGGACCCTGACCGAGCTGACCGCCGACCTCCCCGACGCCGACCCCGGCCGGGTCGCCGCCGCCGCGCTGCGCGGCCGGTCCGCGTTCGCGGACGAGGCGGAGCTGCGCGAGCTGGCCACCGAGGCGGCGGCCGGCCTGATCTCCGAGGACCCCGCCTACAGCAGGCTGGCCGCCCGGCTGCTGACCCTCTCCATCGCCGCCGAGGCCGCCTCGCAGGGCGTCACGTCCTTCACCGGGTCGGTCGCGGTCGGGCACCGCGAGGGCCTCATCGCCGACCGGACCGCCGAGTTCGTGCGCCTGCACGCGGGCCGCCTCGACGCCCTGGTCGACACGGACGCCGACGACCGCTTCGGCTACTTCGGGCTGCGCACCCTGCACAGCCGCTACCTCCTGCGGCACCCCATCACCCGCAAGGTCGTCGAGACGCCCCAGTACTTCATGCTGCGCGTCGCCGCCGGTCTCGCCGAGGACGACACCGCCCGCTCGGTGGACGAAGTCGCCGCGCTCTACGGGCTCATGAGCCGCCTCGACTACCTCCCCTCCTCCCCCACCCTCTTCAACTCCGGCACCCGGCACCCCCAGATGTCGTCCTGCTACCTCCTCGACTCCCCCAAGGACGAGCTGGACTCCATCTACGACCGCTACCACCAGGTCGCCCGCCTCTCCAAGCACGCCGGCGGCATCGGGCTGTCGTACTCCCGTATCCGCTCCCGGGGTTCGCTGATCCGCGGCACCAACGGCCACTCCAACGGCATCGTCCCGTTCCTGAAGACCCTCGACGCCTCGGTCGCCGCGGTGAACCAGGGCGGCCGGCGCAAGGGTGCCGCAGCGGTGTACCTGGAGACCTGGCACTCCGACATCGAGGAGTTCCTGGAGCTGCGCGACAACACCGGTGAGGACGCCCGCCGTACGCACAACCTGAACCTGGCGCACTGGGTCCCGGACGAGTTCATGCGCCGGGTCAACGCCGACGAGCCGTGGTCGCTGTTCTCGCCGTCGGACGTGCCGGATCTCGTCGACCTGTGGGGCGAGGAGTTCGAAGCGGCGTACCGCAAGGCGGAGGCTGCCGGGCTCGCGAAGAAGACCATCCCCGCCCGTGACCTCTACGGCCGCATGATGCGCACCCTCGCGCAGACCGGCAACGGCTGGATGACCTTCAAGGACGCCGCCAACCGCACCGCCAACCAGACGGCCCTGCCGGGCCATGTCGTCCACTCCTCCAACCTCTGCACGGAGATCCTGGAGGTCACGGACGACGGGGAGACGGCGGTCTGCAACCTGGGGTCGGTCAACCTCGGCGCCTTCGTGAACACGATGACCGGCGACATCGACTGGGAGCGGCTCGACGCCACCGTCCGCACGGCCGTCACGTTCCTCGACCGGGTCGTCGACATCAACTTCTACCCGACCGAGCAGGCGGGCCGGTCGAACTCCAAGTGGCGGCCGGTCGGACTCGGCGCGATGGGCCTGCAGGACGTCTTCTTCAAACTGCGCCTGCCCTTCGACTCGGCCGAGGCGAAAGCCCTGTCCGCCCGGATCGCCGAGCGCATCATGCTCGCCGCCTACGAGGCATCCACCGACCTCGCCGAGCGCAACGGACCGCTGCCGGCCTGGGAGAAGACCCGTACCGCCCGAGGTGTCCTGCACCCCGACCACTACGGCGTCGAGCTGACCTGGCCGGAGCGCTGGGCGGCCCTGCGCAGCCGTATCGCCACCACCGGCATGCGCAACTCCCTCCTCCTCGCCATCGCGCCCACCGCGACCATCGCGTCGATCGCCGGTGTCTACGAGTGCATCGAGCCGCAGGTCTCCAACCTGTTCAAGCGCGAGACGCTCTCCGGCGAGTTCCTCCAGGTCAACTCCTACCTGGTCAACGAGCTCAAGGCGCTCGGCGTCTGGGACGCCCGCACCCGTGAGGCGCTGCGCGAAGCGAACGGCTCGGTGCAGGAGTTCGCCTGGATCCCCGAGGACGTACGGCGGCTCTACCGCACGGCGTGGGAGATCCCGCAGCGCGGCCTGATCGACATGGCGGCGCAGCGGACCCCGTTCCTCGACCAGGCCCAGTCCCTGAACCTGTTCCTGGAGACGCCGACCATCGGCAAGCTCTCCTCGATGTACGCGTACGCCTGGAAGTCGGGCCTGAAGACGACGTACTACCTGCGCTCGCGCCCGGCGACCCGCATCGCCCGCGCCGCCCAGGGCCAGGCCGCCCAGCCCGAGAAGACCATCCCCGTCCAGCAGGTCGCCGAGCCCGACGCCGTCGCCTGCTCCCTGGAAAACCCCGAGTCCTGCGAGGCCTGCCAGTAA
- the mctP gene encoding monocarboxylate uptake permease MctP — translation MNDGVNGVALGVFIFFFLAVTVMGFLAARWRKAENEQSLDEWGLGGRSFGTWVTWFLLGGDLYTAYTFVAVPAAIYAAGAAGFFAVPYTILVYPLIFTFLPRLWSVSHKHGYVTTSDFVRGRFGSKSLSLAVAVTGILATMPYIALQLVGIQAVLDVMGVGGGEDTNWFIKDLPLLIAFGVLAAYTYSSGLRAPALIAFVKDTLIYIVIAVAIIYIPIKLGGFDEIFAKAGEAYSQTNPATGAPRGALVPGEAGQWTYATLALGSALALFMYPHSITATLSSRSREVIRRNTTILPLYSLMLGLLALLGFMAIAAGIKVQNGQLAIPQLFETMFPSWFAGVAFAAIGIGALVPAAIMSIAAANLFTRNIYKDFIKPDATPAQETKVSKIVSLLVKVGALVFVLTMDKTVAINFQLLGGIWILQTFPALVGGLFTRWFHRWALLAGWAVGMIYGTVAAYGVASPTQKHFGGSAKEIPGIGEIGYIGLTAFVLNVVVTVVLTFVLKAAKAPEGIDETKPEDYTADAGDPGVQVELPPATAGTSH, via the coding sequence ATGAACGACGGCGTGAACGGCGTCGCACTCGGCGTCTTCATCTTCTTCTTCCTGGCCGTCACGGTCATGGGCTTCCTGGCCGCGCGCTGGCGCAAGGCCGAGAACGAGCAAAGCCTCGACGAATGGGGACTGGGCGGCCGGTCGTTCGGTACCTGGGTCACCTGGTTCCTGCTCGGCGGCGACCTGTACACGGCGTACACGTTCGTCGCCGTACCCGCGGCGATCTACGCGGCGGGCGCGGCCGGCTTCTTCGCCGTGCCGTACACGATCCTCGTCTACCCCCTGATCTTCACGTTCCTGCCCCGCCTGTGGTCGGTCTCCCACAAGCACGGCTATGTGACGACCTCGGACTTCGTGCGAGGCCGCTTCGGCTCGAAGAGCCTGTCGCTGGCGGTGGCCGTCACCGGCATCCTGGCGACGATGCCGTACATCGCGCTCCAGCTCGTCGGCATCCAGGCCGTGCTGGACGTGATGGGCGTCGGCGGCGGCGAGGACACGAACTGGTTCATCAAGGACCTCCCGCTGCTCATCGCCTTCGGTGTGCTGGCCGCGTACACCTACTCCTCGGGCCTGCGCGCGCCCGCGCTGATCGCGTTCGTGAAGGACACGCTGATCTACATCGTCATCGCGGTGGCGATCATCTACATCCCGATCAAGCTCGGCGGCTTCGACGAGATCTTCGCCAAGGCGGGCGAGGCGTACAGCCAGACCAACCCGGCCACGGGTGCGCCGCGCGGTGCGCTGGTGCCGGGCGAGGCGGGGCAGTGGACGTACGCCACGCTGGCGCTGGGCTCCGCACTCGCGCTGTTCATGTACCCGCACTCGATCACCGCGACGCTGTCCTCGCGCAGCCGTGAGGTGATCCGCCGCAACACCACGATCCTGCCGCTGTACTCCCTGATGCTGGGCCTCCTGGCGCTGCTGGGCTTCATGGCGATCGCGGCCGGCATCAAGGTGCAGAACGGCCAGCTGGCCATTCCCCAGCTGTTCGAGACCATGTTCCCGTCCTGGTTCGCGGGCGTCGCCTTCGCGGCGATCGGCATCGGCGCGCTGGTGCCGGCGGCGATCATGTCGATCGCGGCTGCGAACCTCTTCACCCGCAACATCTACAAGGACTTCATCAAGCCGGACGCGACGCCCGCGCAGGAGACCAAGGTCTCCAAGATCGTGTCCCTGCTGGTGAAGGTGGGCGCGCTGGTCTTCGTCCTCACCATGGACAAGACGGTCGCCATCAACTTCCAGCTCCTGGGCGGCATCTGGATCCTGCAGACCTTCCCGGCCCTGGTCGGCGGCCTGTTCACGCGCTGGTTCCACCGCTGGGCCCTGCTGGCCGGCTGGGCGGTCGGCATGATCTACGGCACAGTCGCCGCGTACGGCGTCGCCTCCCCGACCCAGAAGCACTTCGGCGGCTCGGCGAAGGAGATCCCGGGCATCGGTGAGATCGGCTACATCGGCCTCACGGCGTTCGTGCTGAACGTGGTGGTGACGGTGGTCCTGACCTTCGTCCTGAAGGCCGCGAAGGCCCCGGAGGGCATCGACGAGACCAAGCCGGAGGACTACACGGCGGACGCCGGGGACCCGGGCGTCCAGGTCGAGCTGCCGCCGGCGACGGCGGGCACCTCGCACTAG
- a CDS encoding helix-turn-helix domain-containing protein — MLNNVAAVLLDGVHLFEMGVVCEVFGIDRSDEGLPTYDFAVVSAEGPTLGTHVGGLTVSTPYGLERLEEADLIAVPAGREYVTRDYPPELLDALVRAVERGARVLSVCSGVFALGAAGLLDGRRCSVHWRHAGELSLRHPGAIVEPDVLYVDEGPVITSAGTAAGIDACLHIVRQEQGPEVANKIARRMVVPPHRDGGQAQYIERPLPRSQCDTVGEVLTWMERHLDEDLTVEQLAERALMSPRTFARRFQQETGTTPYRWILRQRVLLAQELLEATDETVDAIASRTGFGTAAALRHQFVRALGTTPNAYRRTFQGPNAA, encoded by the coding sequence ATGCTGAACAACGTCGCCGCCGTCCTCCTCGACGGTGTACATCTCTTTGAAATGGGCGTCGTCTGCGAGGTGTTCGGCATCGACCGCAGCGACGAGGGGCTGCCGACCTACGATTTCGCGGTCGTCTCGGCGGAGGGACCGACGCTGGGCACCCATGTCGGCGGACTCACCGTCTCCACGCCGTACGGCCTGGAGCGGCTGGAGGAGGCCGACCTGATCGCGGTACCGGCCGGCCGCGAGTACGTCACCCGTGACTATCCGCCCGAACTGCTGGATGCCCTGGTCAGGGCCGTCGAGCGGGGTGCGCGGGTGCTGAGCGTGTGCTCCGGCGTCTTCGCGCTGGGTGCCGCGGGACTGCTCGACGGGCGGCGGTGCAGTGTGCACTGGCGGCACGCCGGGGAACTGTCCCTGCGGCACCCGGGGGCCATCGTCGAGCCGGACGTGCTGTACGTCGACGAGGGGCCGGTGATCACCAGCGCCGGCACCGCCGCCGGCATCGACGCCTGTCTGCACATCGTGCGCCAGGAGCAGGGGCCCGAGGTCGCCAACAAGATCGCCCGGCGCATGGTGGTGCCGCCGCACCGGGACGGCGGGCAGGCCCAGTACATCGAGCGCCCGCTGCCCCGCTCCCAGTGCGACACGGTCGGCGAGGTGCTGACCTGGATGGAACGCCACCTCGACGAGGACCTCACCGTCGAGCAGCTCGCCGAGCGTGCGCTGATGTCCCCGCGCACCTTCGCCCGCCGCTTCCAGCAGGAGACCGGCACGACCCCCTACCGCTGGATCCTGCGCCAGCGCGTGCTGCTGGCGCAGGAGTTGCTGGAGGCGACGGACGAGACGGTGGACGCGATCGCGAGTCGAACAGGGTTCGGAACCGCGGCCGCGCTGCGCCACCAGTTCGTACGTGCCCTGGGGACGACCCCGAACGCCTACCGACGGACGTTCCAGGGGCCGAACGCGGCCTGA
- the cyc1 gene encoding epi-isozizaene synthase gives MHAFSHGTTSTPTAVPVPPVLSLPVIESAFPRQLHPYWPRLQEKTRTWLLEKRLMPADKVEEYADGLCYTDLMAGYYIGAPEDVLQAIADYSAWFFVWDDRHDRDIVHRRPAAWRRLRFRLHAALDSPQDHLHHEDPLVAGFADSMVRLYSFLPGTWNARFARHFHTVIEAYDREFRNRTEGIIPPVEEYLALRRLTFAHWIWTDLLEPAAGLELPDAVRKHPAYRRAALLSQEFAAWYNDLCSLPKEIAGDEVHNLGISLVKHDGLTLEEAVTEVRQRVEESISDFRVAEREALEFADSLADGTVSGKELSAAVRACVCNMRNWFSSVYWFHHESGRYRVDSWDDRSTPPYVNNEAAGEK, from the coding sequence GTGCATGCTTTCTCACACGGCACCACATCGACACCGACGGCGGTCCCGGTTCCACCAGTACTCTCTCTTCCGGTGATCGAATCAGCGTTTCCCAGGCAGCTCCATCCGTATTGGCCCAGGCTCCAGGAGAAGACTCGCACCTGGCTGCTCGAAAAGCGGCTGATGCCGGCCGACAAGGTCGAGGAATATGCCGACGGACTGTGCTACACGGACCTCATGGCGGGGTACTACATTGGCGCCCCCGAGGACGTACTCCAGGCGATAGCCGACTACAGCGCGTGGTTCTTCGTCTGGGACGACCGGCACGACCGGGACATCGTCCACCGCCGCCCGGCGGCCTGGCGGCGGCTGCGGTTCCGCCTGCACGCGGCTCTCGACTCACCCCAGGACCATCTGCACCACGAGGACCCGCTGGTCGCGGGGTTCGCGGACAGCATGGTGCGGCTCTACTCGTTCCTGCCCGGCACCTGGAACGCCCGGTTCGCCCGGCACTTCCATACGGTGATCGAGGCGTACGACCGGGAATTCCGAAACCGCACCGAAGGAATCATCCCCCCGGTCGAGGAATATCTCGCGCTACGCCGGCTCACCTTCGCGCACTGGATCTGGACCGACCTGCTGGAGCCGGCTGCCGGACTGGAACTGCCGGATGCCGTACGCAAACACCCGGCATATCGGCGGGCGGCGTTACTCAGCCAGGAATTCGCCGCCTGGTACAACGACCTCTGCTCACTTCCCAAGGAAATCGCGGGCGACGAGGTGCACAACCTCGGAATCAGCCTCGTCAAACACGACGGGCTGACCCTGGAAGAAGCAGTTACGGAAGTCAGGCAACGGGTCGAGGAGTCCATATCCGATTTCCGGGTGGCCGAGCGTGAGGCTCTGGAATTCGCGGACTCCCTGGCCGACGGCACGGTGTCGGGAAAGGAACTCAGCGCCGCCGTGCGTGCCTGCGTCTGCAATATGCGCAACTGGTTCAGCTCGGTCTACTGGTTCCACCACGAGTCCGGCCGGTACAGGGTCGACAGCTGGGACGACCGGTCCACGCCCCCGTACGTCAACAACGAAGCGGCAGGTGAGAAATGA
- a CDS encoding ribonucleotide-diphosphate reductase subunit beta, protein MTSRNTNLLDPGFELTLRPMRYPDFYERYRDAIKNTWTVEEVDLHSDVADLAKLSEGEQHMIGRLVAFFATGDSIVANNLVLTLYKHINSPEARLYLSRQLFEEAVHVQFYLTLLDTYLPDPKDRAAAFDAVENIPSIREKAEFCFKWINEVEKLDRLETKADRRRFLLNLICFAACIEGLFFYGAFAYVYWFRSRGLLHGLATGTNWVFRDETMHMSFAFDVVDTVRKEEPELFDDQLEQEVTDMLREAVEAELQFARDLCGDGLPGMNTASMRQYLECVADQRLTRLGFAPVYGSENPFSFMELQGVQELTNFFERRPSAYQVAVEGTVDLDEDF, encoded by the coding sequence ATGACCAGCCGTAACACCAACCTTCTCGACCCGGGCTTCGAGCTGACCCTGCGCCCCATGCGCTACCCGGACTTCTACGAGCGCTACCGGGACGCCATCAAGAACACCTGGACCGTGGAGGAGGTCGACCTCCACTCGGACGTCGCCGACCTGGCGAAGCTCTCCGAGGGCGAGCAGCACATGATCGGCCGGCTGGTCGCGTTCTTCGCGACGGGCGACTCGATCGTGGCGAACAACCTGGTGCTGACGCTCTACAAGCACATCAACTCCCCCGAGGCGCGCCTGTACCTCAGCAGGCAGCTCTTCGAGGAGGCCGTGCACGTCCAGTTCTACTTGACGCTGCTGGACACCTACCTCCCCGACCCGAAGGACAGGGCGGCGGCCTTCGACGCCGTCGAGAACATCCCGTCCATCCGCGAGAAGGCCGAGTTCTGCTTCAAGTGGATCAACGAGGTCGAGAAGCTGGACCGCCTGGAGACCAAGGCCGACCGGCGTCGCTTCCTGCTCAACCTGATCTGCTTCGCCGCGTGCATCGAGGGCCTGTTCTTCTACGGCGCCTTCGCGTACGTCTACTGGTTCCGCAGCCGTGGCCTGCTGCACGGCCTCGCGACCGGCACCAACTGGGTGTTCCGCGACGAGACGATGCACATGAGCTTCGCCTTCGACGTGGTCGACACCGTCCGCAAGGAGGAGCCGGAGCTGTTCGACGACCAGCTCGAGCAGGAGGTCACCGACATGCTGAGGGAGGCCGTCGAGGCCGAGCTGCAGTTCGCGCGCGACCTGTGTGGTGACGGCCTCCCGGGGATGAACACCGCCTCGATGCGGCAGTACCTGGAGTGTGTCGCCGATCAGCGTCTGACGCGTCTCGGCTTCGCTCCGGTGTACGGCTCCGAGAACCCCTTCTCCTTCATGGAGCTCCAGGGCGTTCAGGAGTTGACCAACTTCTTCGAGCGGCGGCCCTCGGCGTACCAGGTGGCGGTGGAGGGCACCGTCGACCTGGACGAGGACTTCTGA
- a CDS encoding bifunctional albaflavenone monooxygenase/terpene synthase gives MTVESVRPEAQPRVASELREPPLAGGGVPLLGHGWKLARDPLAFMAALRGHGDVVRLRLGPKTVYAVTTPELTGALALSTDFKIDGPLWESLEGLLGKEGVATANGPRHRRQRRTIQPAFRLDAIPAYGPIMEEEAHGLAERWKPGETIDCTSESFRIAVRIAARCLLRGDYMDERAERLCNALATVFRGMYRRMVIPLGPLYKLPLPPNREFNRALADLHLLVDEIVAERRASGQKPDDLLTALLEAKDENGDPIGEQEIHDQVVAIVTPGSETVASTIMWLLHVLAEHPEHADKVCAEVESVTGGRPVAFEDVRSLRHTNNVVVEAMRLRPAVWILTRRAVTDTSLGGYRIPAGADIIYSPFAIQRDEKSYADNLDFDPDRWLPDRVKDVPKYAMSPFSVGNRKCPSDHFSMAQLTLITAALATKYRFEQVSGSNDATRVGITLRPHKLLLRPVPRD, from the coding sequence ATGACCGTCGAGTCCGTCCGTCCCGAAGCCCAGCCCCGTGTGGCTTCGGAACTGCGTGAGCCGCCCCTCGCGGGCGGTGGAGTTCCGCTTCTCGGCCATGGCTGGAAGCTGGCCCGGGATCCGCTGGCCTTCATGGCCGCGCTCCGGGGGCACGGCGACGTCGTACGCCTCAGGCTCGGCCCGAAGACGGTGTACGCCGTCACGACTCCGGAGCTCACCGGCGCCCTGGCGCTGAGCACCGACTTCAAGATCGACGGGCCGCTGTGGGAGTCCCTGGAAGGCCTGCTCGGCAAGGAGGGCGTGGCCACGGCGAACGGCCCCCGGCACCGGCGTCAGCGACGCACCATCCAGCCGGCCTTCCGGCTCGACGCGATCCCCGCGTACGGGCCGATCATGGAGGAGGAGGCGCATGGGCTGGCCGAGCGCTGGAAGCCCGGCGAGACCATCGACTGCACCTCCGAGTCGTTCCGGATCGCGGTGCGCATCGCCGCCCGCTGTCTGCTGCGCGGCGACTACATGGACGAGCGGGCCGAGCGGCTGTGCAACGCCCTCGCCACGGTCTTCCGGGGCATGTACCGGCGGATGGTGATCCCGCTGGGGCCGCTGTACAAGCTGCCTCTGCCGCCCAACCGCGAATTCAACCGGGCCCTGGCCGATTTGCATCTCCTGGTCGACGAGATCGTCGCCGAACGCCGGGCGTCCGGTCAAAAGCCGGACGATTTGCTGACGGCATTGCTGGAGGCGAAGGACGAGAATGGCGACCCCATCGGGGAACAGGAGATCCACGACCAGGTCGTCGCGATTGTCACGCCCGGCAGCGAAACCGTGGCCTCCACGATCATGTGGCTCCTGCATGTGCTCGCGGAACATCCGGAACACGCCGACAAGGTGTGCGCGGAGGTCGAATCCGTCACCGGCGGGAGGCCCGTGGCATTCGAGGACGTCCGTAGCCTCAGGCACACGAACAATGTCGTCGTGGAGGCGATGCGTTTGCGCCCCGCGGTCTGGATTCTGACACGCCGGGCGGTGACCGATACGTCACTCGGTGGCTATCGCATTCCGGCCGGGGCCGACATCATCTACAGCCCCTTCGCGATACAGCGCGACGAGAAGTCGTATGCGGACAACCTCGACTTCGACCCGGACCGCTGGCTTCCGGACCGCGTCAAGGACGTGCCGAAGTACGCCATGAGCCCGTTCAGCGTGGGCAACCGCAAGTGCCCGAGCGACCACTTCTCGATGGCGCAGCTGACGCTGATCACGGCGGCGCTCGCCACGAAGTACCGATTCGAGCAGGTGTCGGGTTCGAACGACGCGACCCGTGTGGGCATCACGCTCCGCCCGCACAAGCTGCTGCTGAGGCCGGTGCCGAGGGACTAG
- a CDS encoding DUF3311 domain-containing protein, translating into MSDAPEVNREPVVTPVRVVIGLCLVAPFVAMLWVGSYAKTDPAFAGIPFFYWYQMLWVLLSTLLTMIAYKLWQRDQRGRASQKGGASE; encoded by the coding sequence ATGTCAGATGCCCCAGAAGTGAACAGAGAGCCGGTGGTGACACCCGTAAGGGTCGTCATCGGACTCTGCCTCGTCGCGCCCTTCGTGGCGATGCTGTGGGTCGGTTCGTATGCCAAGACCGATCCGGCGTTCGCCGGCATCCCGTTCTTCTACTGGTACCAGATGCTGTGGGTCCTGCTCTCCACGCTGCTGACGATGATCGCGTACAAGCTGTGGCAGCGTGACCAGCGCGGCCGCGCCTCCCAGAAGGGCGGTGCGTCGGAATGA